The Maridesulfovibrio sp. genomic sequence CTGCATGGGAGAGCGGGAAAAAATTGACTCTTCAGCTGAATATAAAGAAGTCTAGACTTTATATATATCTATAACATTCTGAAATATAATGGTAATTATTTGTTGGCACGTCATCTGCTTAAGGTTGGTTAACAAAAACGGAATTTTGTGAACTACAAGGAGGTTCAGATATGTCCTTAGTCATTAACCACAACATGATGGCAATGCACGCCTCACGCAACTTGCAGCAAGCGTACGGCAACCTTGGTACTTCTACCCGCCGCCTCTCCTCAGGTTTGAGAGTCGGTACCGCAGCTGACGATGCTGCAGGTCTCGCAATTCGTGAATTGATGCGCGCTGACATTAAATCCCTTAACCAGGGTATGAGAAACGCAAACGACGCGATTTCCATGATCCAGACCGCAGACGGTGCGCTGCAGGTCATCGATGAAAAGCTCATCCGCATGAAAGAGCTTGCAACTCAGGCATCCACCGGTACCTACAACTCCGACCAGCGCCTGATCATTGATTCTGAGTTTCAGGCCATGGCTTCGGAAATTACCCGTATCGCAATGGCTACCGACTTCAACGGTATTCACTTGCTCAACGGTAACCTTTCCGGTGAAACAAGCTCTCATGATGGCTCC encodes the following:
- a CDS encoding flagellin; translation: MSLVINHNMMAMHASRNLQQAYGNLGTSTRRLSSGLRVGTAADDAAGLAIRELMRADIKSLNQGMRNANDAISMIQTADGALQVIDEKLIRMKELATQASTGTYNSDQRLIIDSEFQAMASEITRIAMATDFNGIHLLNGNLSGETSSHDGSGLHSTGPLKVHFGAGNDSAEDYYYISIGSSTASSLGVQTSVSTQQLAQEALDKLNEAIISKDKIRANLGAMQNRLENTITNLSIQAENVQAAESRISDVDVATEMTEFVRNQILTQSAVAMLSQANSLPKMAMQLIGG